A section of the Methanobrevibacter thaueri genome encodes:
- a CDS encoding glycosyltransferase, which produces MKVLVIVTGRGLGGDAMVALNVIKVLEKRGIECEIALDKTAPGVLFEKNGYSWHKISIPQAGGHSATKLSALKGALKLITATFKARKAIKKSKADFVIGILGGGAIVGSLGAKFARKPCFSLISTPLDSKVCPKFNQCYILPELDMFRWEKLPANMDKAFYPLADNVGQGDEKIALEKLKEYPNFDESKKTIVFSSGSSIFKGTLDAIHLVADKTDEYNLVLVGIPLHDEYYDLIDEDKIIYVGYIDWINHLFKFSDLTVLTDDGVSLEEAFTCGKPIVALTRVKWGRYQNMAGVFKGAMIESEVSDVCKSIDEAFENYDSLQENALIYGKQCMEAGDYLVDRMLKKLE; this is translated from the coding sequence ATGAAGGTATTGGTGATAGTTACAGGCAGAGGACTTGGTGGAGATGCCATGGTCGCTCTGAATGTAATAAAAGTATTGGAAAAAAGAGGAATTGAATGCGAAATTGCTCTTGATAAAACCGCTCCAGGAGTTTTGTTTGAAAAGAACGGCTACTCTTGGCATAAGATATCAATCCCTCAGGCAGGAGGTCATTCTGCCACAAAATTGTCTGCCTTAAAAGGCGCTTTAAAACTGATTACCGCAACTTTCAAGGCAAGAAAAGCTATAAAAAAATCTAAAGCTGATTTTGTAATTGGAATTTTAGGTGGAGGCGCCATTGTAGGATCTTTAGGTGCCAAATTTGCAAGAAAACCTTGCTTCTCATTAATATCAACACCTCTAGACTCTAAGGTCTGCCCTAAATTCAATCAATGTTACATTCTGCCTGAACTGGACATGTTCAGATGGGAAAAACTCCCTGCTAATATGGACAAGGCATTCTATCCGTTAGCCGACAATGTGGGTCAGGGCGATGAGAAAATTGCTCTTGAAAAATTGAAGGAATATCCTAACTTTGATGAAAGCAAGAAGACCATCGTATTCTCATCAGGTTCATCCATCTTCAAGGGAACACTCGATGCAATCCACCTTGTGGCCGACAAAACCGACGAATACAATCTGGTTTTGGTGGGAATACCTTTGCATGACGAGTATTACGACCTGATTGATGAGGATAAGATAATCTATGTCGGATACATTGACTGGATTAATCACCTGTTCAAGTTTTCAGATTTGACAGTGCTTACAGACGACGGAGTTTCACTTGAGGAGGCGTTCACCTGTGGAAAGCCTATCGTTGCATTGACCCGCGTGAAATGGGGAAGATACCAGAACATGGCAGGAGTGTTTAAGGGAGCCATGATAGAGTCTGAAGTCAGTGATGTTTGCAAAAGCATTGATGAGGCTTTCGAAAACTATGATTCCCTTCAGGAAAATGCCCTGATTTATGGTAAGCAATGTATGGAAGCCGGTGATTATCTGGTTGACAGGATGTTAAAAAAATTAGAGTAG
- a CDS encoding FAD-dependent oxidoreductase, which translates to MKNVVIGSGPAGRLGSLELGKLGEEVTVIEKNHIAGTCLNEGCMVVCALTDITKFIDENNRFNKHGFLKSQLDISYDKIVEKIKETQVMLRKLNQMENESVGNNVIYGEASIDGDCVKVDNESFEYDNLLIATGARPFIPDIPGNEYGLTNKDILKLDDVPEKLNIIGGGIISCEIANIYSTLGSEVNIIARSTFLKELNENTKRYVLEKIMPNVNILENTNVKEAFEDKVLTEDGDELEGIPFFATGRTPNSEIAEGFVELNADKTIKVNEMMQTNVSNVYAAGDVTGGYQLTPVARMEGITAARNMAGYSNKVGYDCIPQTLSLNTEVSFVENEKSNLSDDDKATISFPGIGGPGAFWKILNGETGYTEIEFDKAKNKINKINHISPSSVSDVAYLSYLMRMDYDLDDYGEFLEIHPSTDTNYKIIKNMWL; encoded by the coding sequence ATGAAAAATGTTGTTATCGGATCAGGTCCTGCGGGAAGATTAGGGTCTCTTGAACTTGGAAAACTAGGGGAAGAAGTTACTGTAATCGAAAAAAATCATATAGCAGGAACCTGTTTAAATGAAGGATGCATGGTTGTTTGTGCATTAACTGATATTACAAAATTTATTGATGAAAATAATAGGTTTAACAAACACGGATTTTTGAAAAGCCAACTTGACATATCATATGACAAGATAGTCGAAAAGATTAAAGAAACACAGGTCATGCTCAGAAAGCTTAACCAGATGGAAAACGAGAGCGTCGGCAACAACGTAATATACGGTGAGGCCAGCATTGACGGGGACTGTGTCAAGGTGGACAATGAGAGCTTCGAATATGACAACCTCCTGATTGCAACAGGAGCGCGCCCATTTATCCCAGACATTCCGGGAAATGAATACGGATTGACCAATAAGGATATCTTAAAGCTTGACGACGTTCCTGAAAAGCTGAACATCATTGGAGGAGGAATAATCTCCTGTGAAATAGCCAACATATACTCCACACTCGGCAGCGAGGTGAACATCATTGCCCGCAGCACATTCCTGAAGGAACTCAATGAGAATACAAAAAGATACGTTCTAGAAAAGATCATGCCGAATGTCAATATCCTGGAGAACACCAACGTTAAAGAAGCCTTTGAAGACAAGGTACTGACCGAGGACGGAGATGAACTGGAGGGAATTCCATTTTTCGCAACAGGCAGAACCCCAAACAGTGAAATCGCAGAGGGTTTCGTTGAGTTGAATGCCGATAAAACCATCAAGGTCAATGAAATGATGCAAACCAATGTCTCCAATGTATATGCTGCAGGTGACGTTACCGGAGGATACCAACTGACCCCAGTAGCTAGAATGGAGGGCATCACAGCTGCAAGAAACATGGCCGGCTATTCAAATAAGGTGGGCTACGACTGCATTCCTCAAACATTGAGCCTGAACACTGAAGTGAGTTTTGTTGAAAATGAAAAGAGCAACCTCAGCGACGATGACAAGGCGACAATAAGCTTCCCTGGAATCGGAGGTCCTGGCGCATTCTGGAAAATACTCAATGGAGAAACAGGCTACACCGAAATCGAATTTGATAAAGCCAAAAACAAGATAAACAAGATAAATCACATTTCCCCATCATCCGTTAGCGATGTGGCTTACCTATCCTACCTGATGAGAATGGATTATGATTTGGACGATTACGGTGAATTCCTTGAGATTCATCCGTCAACCGATACTAACTATAAAATAATAAAAAACATGTGGTTATGA
- a CDS encoding HypC/HybG/HupF family hydrogenase formation chaperone: MCIAAPAHVIEINREDNWLVADFGGARQQAKLDLLPEVEVGDYVLIHAGYAIEKLTEEAAKESLEAWEELLDILEEEDMEMEKARSEHFNQ, encoded by the coding sequence ATGTGTATTGCGGCACCTGCTCACGTTATTGAGATTAACAGGGAAGATAATTGGTTAGTTGCTGACTTTGGTGGAGCAAGACAACAAGCAAAATTAGACCTTCTACCTGAAGTAGAAGTTGGTGATTATGTTTTAATCCATGCTGGTTACGCAATTGAAAAGTTAACTGAAGAAGCTGCTAAAGAATCTTTAGAAGCTTGGGAAGAACTTTTAGACATTCTCGAAGAAGAAGACATGGAAATGGAAAAAGCAAGAAGTGAACATTTCAATCAGTAG